Proteins encoded by one window of Blautia faecicola:
- a CDS encoding DUF58 domain-containing protein, with translation MWKNRLAYGCLAGILAILLFFSGKSFLLVALLLSLLLIPVFGILIRRDGKSIKIRLEKEKPVAAAIYSKGALRVADRVQIELKVKNEMFDRSECLQFLLPLKGKEQTFSLPVELRLCGQTRFECTRVWVMDLLGLFRIPLKAGQTFYTVLYPPKMRVQMERIAGTVGSSQTDGFLQNRKGNDPSEMFELREYAPGDDIRAIHWKLTSKTDDLVIRQASDPSHHTLLLLPDYGLDQLNRPDGEAEMNTVIAVGVEAARELLKKGRGFCLAIPTRNGLQLYEIQNEKEFSRILPQWLSIPVQAIGGTGLEYFQMQHLEQYFNRLVVLSCGDYEKGVRGLEQKIGITVIQSLAKKGLSYTSLKQNGMLIEIPAGEKQEETYRILC, from the coding sequence ATGTGGAAAAATCGGCTGGCCTATGGGTGCTTGGCAGGAATCCTTGCAATCTTGTTATTTTTCTCCGGCAAATCGTTTCTGCTGGTGGCTCTGCTGTTGTCACTGCTGTTGATCCCGGTGTTTGGAATCCTGATCCGGAGAGACGGAAAGAGCATAAAGATCCGTCTGGAAAAAGAAAAACCGGTGGCGGCTGCCATATATTCGAAAGGTGCGCTCCGGGTTGCGGACCGGGTGCAGATCGAACTGAAAGTGAAAAATGAGATGTTTGACCGGAGCGAATGTCTGCAATTTCTGCTGCCACTGAAAGGAAAGGAACAGACGTTTTCCCTGCCGGTGGAACTGCGGCTGTGCGGGCAGACACGTTTCGAGTGCACCCGTGTGTGGGTGATGGATCTTTTGGGCCTTTTCCGCATTCCACTGAAAGCGGGACAGACCTTTTATACGGTACTGTATCCGCCAAAGATGCGTGTACAGATGGAGCGGATTGCAGGAACGGTAGGATCTTCTCAGACAGATGGATTTCTTCAGAACAGAAAAGGAAATGATCCAAGCGAGATGTTTGAACTGCGGGAATATGCACCGGGGGATGACATCCGTGCTATTCACTGGAAACTGACCAGCAAGACGGATGATCTGGTGATCCGTCAGGCGAGTGATCCCTCGCATCATACACTGTTGCTGCTCCCGGACTACGGGCTGGATCAGCTGAACAGACCGGATGGAGAGGCAGAGATGAACACGGTCATCGCTGTGGGCGTGGAGGCTGCGAGAGAGCTTCTGAAAAAAGGAAGAGGCTTCTGCCTTGCGATTCCCACCAGAAACGGACTTCAGCTCTATGAGATACAGAATGAAAAAGAATTTTCCAGGATACTTCCGCAGTGGCTTTCCATTCCGGTACAGGCGATCGGGGGTACGGGACTGGAATATTTCCAGATGCAGCATCTGGAACAGTATTTTAACCGGCTGGTGGTCCTGTCCTGTGGAGATTATGAGAAAGGGGTACGGGGACTGGAACAGAAGATTGGTATCACGGTGATCCAGTCATTAGCGAAAAAAGGACTCTCCTACACCAGCCTGAAGCAGAATGGTATGCTGATCGAGATCCCGGCAGGAGAAAAACAGGAAGAAACCTATCGGATTCTATGTTAA